One part of the Haliaeetus albicilla chromosome 9, bHalAlb1.1, whole genome shotgun sequence genome encodes these proteins:
- the LOC138686770 gene encoding C-C motif chemokine 4-like: MAKTAGVVCALLLLAALCCQSLAQRAPAMPDKCCFKFQMRRIKRDNIVACYPTSPECPHEAVIFRVRSGKEICTQASRAWVRKYQQSFQVSSFSIPS; this comes from the exons ATGGCGAAGACAGCCGGGGTGGTCTgcgccctcctcctcctcgccgcGCTGTGCTGCCAGAGCCTGGCTCAGA GAGCCCCGGCCATGCCAGACAAGTGCTGCTTCAAATTCCAGATGAGAAGGATCAAGAGAGACAACATCGTCGCCTGCTACCCCACCAGCCCTGAGTGCCCACACGAGGCTGTGAT CTTCAGGGTGAGGAGCGGGAAGGAGATCTGCACCCAGGCAAGCAGGGCCTGGGTGAGGAAGTACCAGCAGAGCTTCCAAGtcagctccttctccatccCCAGCTAG
- the LOC138686769 gene encoding C-C motif chemokine 3-like: MKVPAAALVALLLVAACSPSEAHLDGVPTTCCFTYQQRPVPRGLIASVYVTSSRCAQPGVILVTKKKKELCADPQAPWVQAHLKHFQTLKN; encoded by the exons ATGAAGGTCCCCGCAGCCGCCCTGGTCGCTCTCCTCCTCGTGGCCGCCTGCTCCCCGTCCGAGGCCCATCTCG ACGGCGTCCCCACCACCTGCTGCTTCACCTACCAGCAACGCCCCGTCCCGCGCGGCCTCATCGCCTCCGTCTACGTCACCAGCAGCCGCTGCGCCCAGCCGGGAGTGAT CCTGGTCaccaagaagaagaaggagctgTGCGCGGACCCCCAGGCGCCCTGGGTACAGGCGCACCTGAAGCACTTCCAGACCCTGAAGAACTGA
- the LOC138686771 gene encoding regakine-1-like → MKVFSLALLTLLLAAIWTGSQGVSFRSSYSMCCYQKMFFQKKIPAFIIKSYQMTPPHCSRKAMRVELRNGRKICVDPEESWFQQYQQKKELTSTST, encoded by the exons ATGAAGGTCTTCTCCTTGGCCCTGCTCACCCTGCTGCTGGCGGCAATCTGGACTGGAAGCCAGGGTGTCTCCT TCCGCAGTTCCTACAGCATGTGCTGCTACCAGAAGATgttcttccagaagaaaatcCCTGCCTTCATCATCAAGAGCTACCAGATGACGCCTCCCCACTGCTCCCGCAAGGCCATGCG TGTGGAGCTGCGGAATGGGAGGAAGATCTGCGTGGACCCGGAGGAGAGCTGGTTCCAGCAGTACCAGCAGAAGAAGGAGTTGACCAGCACCTCCACGTGA
- the LOC138686937 gene encoding LOW QUALITY PROTEIN: PHD finger protein 7-like (The sequence of the model RefSeq protein was modified relative to this genomic sequence to represent the inferred CDS: substituted 1 base at 1 genomic stop codon), with translation MGTALLPDVGEEEAVEALFIGPSLDQPAGVVLQEGERGHVPGAVGGAGLGIGGCRAPGTHQAVLVDAEPVLTAQLPDHLGVTVCPPAQPARCRDTAAPLPPAPVPGCRRGAVSQSTQAGXTPSATSPISVARLAQTLEDQDGVRPHQRPHAQPSPSLQPLTVMEVRSQCRNTVQPPPAQCPAELQEEQAGPSCAPPLPVKKHQVPKEEACGLCRRAHCDPEVVGQLCCQDGLCVHENCLYHASGLIQRGADEEGFYGFLLPDIWQELERVAQKRCCICRLRGASVTCQRRRCPRSFHFPCGSERGCVSQFFGEFRSFCWKHRPVQRVRAVRQDQTPCLVCQEVVARRPCYDTLVCPTCASAWFHRCCIQGQALRSGLHHFRCPLCQDVDAFQEEMFRLGIKIPDRDAAWEEDGAFADHHVRHSSCDASQCLCPVGREEAEEKGPWRLLLCTSCGSRGTHQLCSAVGEDADSWECGDCSNAGTVLPIAAVADSSPPAPGPLHSAPAPGTLAEVKEAGILEEHPDSQLPSEPMSNERADLP, from the exons ATGGGGACCGCG ctcctgccagaTGTCGGGGAGGAGGAAGCCGTAGAAGCCCTCTTCATCGGCCCCTCGCTGGATCAGCCCGCTGGCGTGGTACTGCaagaaggggagagagggcACGTGCCGGGGGCCGTCGGCGGTGCGGGGCTGGGGATCGGGGGGTGTCGAGCGCCGGGGACTCACCAGGCAGTTCTCGTGGACGCAGAGCCCGTCCTGACAGCACAGCTGCCCGACCACCTCGGGGTCACAGTGTGCCCGCCGGCACAGCCCGCACGCTGCCGGGACACAGCCGCACCGTTACCCCCAGCACCAGTGCCAGGGTGCCGGCGGGG TGCTGTGTCACAAAGCACCCAGGCTGGATAAACACCCTCGGCAACCTCCCCCATCTCAGTGGCACGTTTGGCACAGACGCTGGAGGATCAGGATGGTGTTCGACCTCACCAGCGACCCCACGCCCAGCCATCTCCTTCACTGCAGCCACTCACAGTGATGGAGGTGAGGTCCCAGTGCCGCAACACGGTGCAGCCCCCCCCTGCCCAGTGTCCcgcagagctgcaggaggagcaggcaggaccCTCCTGTGCACCTCCCCTGCCTGTGAAGAAGCATCAGGTCCCCAAGGAAGAAG CGTGCGGGCTGTGCCGGCGGGCACACTGTGACCCCGAGGTGGTCGGGCAGCTGTGCTGTCAGGACGGGCTCTGCGTCCACGAGAACTGCCTG TACCACGCCAGCGGGCTGATCCAGCGAGGGGCCGATGAAGAGGGCTTCTACGGCTTCCTCCTCCCCGACAtctggcaggagctggagcGGGTGGCACAGAAG AGGTGCTGCATCTGCCGGCTGCGGGGTGCCTCGGTCACCTGCCAGCGCCGGCGCTGCCCCCGGAGCTTCCACTTCCCCTGCGGCAGCGAGCGGGGCTGCGTCTCCCAGTTCTTCGGGGAGTTCAG GTCCTTCTGCTGGAAGCACCGGCCGGTGCAGCGGGTGCGGGCGGTGCGGCAGGACCAGACGCCCTGCCTCGTCTGCCAGGAGGTGGTGGCACGGCGGCCCTGCTACGACACCCTGGTCTGTCCCACCTGCGCCAGCGCCTGGTTCCACCGCTGCTGCATCCAG GGCCAGGCGCTGCGCTCTGGCCTCCACCATTTCCGCTGCCCGCTCTGCCAGGACGTGGACGCCTTCCAGGAGGAGATGTTTCGCCTGGGCATCAAAATCCCCGACAG GGATGCTGCCTGGGAGGAGGACGGGGCCTTCGCCGACCATCACGTGCGGCACAGCTCCTGTGATGCCAGCCAGTGCCTGTGCCCAGTGGGAcgggaggaggcggaggagaaGGG GCCCTGGAGACTATTGCTCTGCACCTCCTGTGGCTCCCGTGGGACCCACCAGCTCTGCTCCGCCGTGGGGGAAGACGCTGACTCCTGGGAGTGTGGTGACTGCAGCAACGCTGGCACCG TGCTCCCCATTGCAGCCGTCGCAGACTCCAGCCCCCCGGCTCCGGGACCCTTGCACAGTGCCCCGGCTCCTGGCACTTTGGCTGAGGTAAAAGAGGCCGGGATCCTTGAAGAACACCCCGACAGCCAACTGCCCTCTGAGCCCATGTCCAACGAACGTGCCGATCTTCCATAA